One segment of Methanoculleus taiwanensis DNA contains the following:
- a CDS encoding sulfide/dihydroorotate dehydrogenase-like FAD/NAD-binding protein has product MTRLYTVNTASEIAERIYEFWIRAPQVARNARAGQFLILRIDEQGERIPLTISAVNGDAVRVVFMAVGKTTQHLATLKAGDALADVVGPLGKPSEIENFGTACVVGGGAGIACLPIIARELKEAGNHVIGIIGARNAGLLILEDEMREICDELFITTDDGSKGFHGYAADVLKRELDHRTIDRVWIIGPAIMMKVTSAATVPYGVKTFVSLNPIMVDGTGMCGSCRVTVGGETKFACVDGPEFDAHQVDFVELMQRQRIYTDQEKAAVERFAEHTCRCGEGGHHHG; this is encoded by the coding sequence GTGACACGGTTGTATACAGTGAATACGGCGAGTGAGATCGCTGAAAGGATCTATGAATTCTGGATACGCGCCCCACAGGTGGCGCGTAACGCACGGGCAGGACAGTTTTTGATCCTGCGGATCGACGAACAGGGAGAACGCATACCCCTCACCATCTCTGCCGTGAACGGCGACGCCGTACGGGTGGTCTTTATGGCAGTCGGGAAGACGACCCAGCACCTGGCAACCCTGAAAGCAGGCGATGCTCTTGCGGATGTCGTCGGGCCGCTTGGAAAACCGAGCGAGATTGAGAACTTCGGCACCGCTTGTGTCGTCGGCGGGGGTGCCGGGATCGCCTGCCTGCCGATCATCGCACGTGAGCTGAAAGAAGCAGGAAACCACGTTATCGGGATCATCGGGGCGAGGAACGCCGGGCTCCTCATCCTCGAAGACGAGATGCGGGAGATCTGCGACGAACTCTTCATCACCACCGACGACGGCAGCAAAGGGTTCCACGGATATGCCGCCGACGTCCTCAAACGGGAGCTCGACCACCGGACGATCGACCGTGTCTGGATCATCGGGCCTGCGATCATGATGAAGGTCACCTCTGCCGCAACCGTTCCCTACGGCGTCAAAACGTTCGTCAGCTTAAACCCCATCATGGTCGACGGCACCGGGATGTGCGGGTCGTGCCGGGTAACCGTCGGCGGCGAGACGAAGTTCGCCTGCGTCGACGGCCCCGAGTTCGACGCCCACCAGGTCGATTTCGTCGAGCTGATGCAGCGGCAGCGGATCTACACGGATCAGGAGAAGGCGGCGGTGGAGCGGTTCGCCGAGCACACCTGCCGGTGCGGTGAAGGAGGCCACCACCATGGCTGA
- the tgtA gene encoding tRNA guanosine(15) transglycosylase TgtA produces MAISFEIIHKDIAGRIGKLKVGERTIRTPALLPVVNPHLPLVTPREMQEMGVEALITNAYIFNRSTEFRERALAEGLHAVLDFDGVIMTDSGSFQLSVYGEVEVTNRDTLEFQQAIGSDIVVPLDIPTPPGTDRETARAELAVTMERIREGQALFPEAHLAGPVQGGIYTDLREEAGAAVQELGFTFCPIGAVVPLMESYRYKELVEVVLAAKRGLSPATCIHLFGAGHPSMFALAVAMGCDLFDSAAYALFAREGRYITTHGSLKVDELAELPCACRVCRTHTAEELKKSPDRERLLALHNLYVTLAEIARIRQAIQDGTLWELVDERCRSHPRLLAGYRELLKHAPELEVQDRASKRRFFYRGDESCFRTEVLRYHQMIPRITLGERVLISFDGRELPGFDTVLGFKPPFGPYPPELGETFPVGQSEIPEYDDAMVRSGCAGIRSLMAAHPESRFTVRCGAAWATVVREEVPGAEVYDEQV; encoded by the coding sequence ATGGCAATCAGCTTTGAAATCATCCATAAAGACATTGCAGGACGTATCGGCAAGCTCAAAGTCGGTGAGAGGACGATCCGGACGCCGGCACTCCTGCCTGTCGTCAACCCTCATCTCCCGCTCGTGACGCCCCGCGAGATGCAGGAGATGGGCGTCGAGGCGCTGATCACGAACGCCTATATCTTCAATAGGAGCACCGAGTTCCGGGAGCGGGCGCTCGCCGAAGGGCTCCATGCCGTGCTTGACTTCGACGGCGTGATCATGACCGACTCAGGCTCGTTCCAGCTCTCGGTCTACGGCGAGGTCGAGGTCACGAACCGGGATACTCTCGAGTTCCAGCAGGCAATCGGCAGCGATATTGTCGTCCCCCTTGATATACCGACGCCGCCCGGCACCGATCGCGAGACCGCACGGGCGGAACTTGCGGTCACGATGGAGCGGATCCGTGAAGGGCAGGCGCTCTTTCCGGAGGCGCACCTCGCCGGCCCCGTCCAGGGCGGCATCTACACCGACCTTCGTGAAGAGGCGGGAGCAGCGGTGCAGGAGCTCGGGTTTACCTTCTGCCCGATAGGCGCGGTCGTCCCGCTGATGGAGAGCTACCGCTACAAGGAACTCGTCGAGGTCGTCCTCGCCGCAAAACGCGGCCTCTCCCCGGCGACCTGTATCCACCTCTTCGGCGCCGGCCATCCCTCGATGTTCGCACTCGCCGTCGCGATGGGGTGCGACCTCTTCGACTCGGCGGCATACGCACTCTTCGCCCGCGAGGGACGCTACATCACGACGCACGGGAGCCTGAAGGTGGACGAACTTGCGGAACTCCCCTGTGCATGCCGGGTCTGCCGGACGCACACTGCCGAGGAGCTCAAAAAGTCCCCCGACCGCGAACGGCTGCTCGCCCTCCACAACCTCTACGTCACGCTCGCGGAGATCGCCCGGATACGGCAGGCGATCCAGGACGGCACGCTCTGGGAGCTCGTCGACGAGCGGTGTAGGAGTCACCCGCGGCTTCTTGCCGGCTACCGTGAGCTCCTCAAGCATGCCCCGGAGCTCGAGGTGCAGGACCGAGCCTCAAAGCGCCGGTTCTTCTACCGGGGCGACGAGAGTTGCTTCCGGACGGAGGTGCTCCGCTACCACCAGATGATCCCCCGTATCACGCTCGGTGAACGGGTGCTCATCTCCTTCGACGGCAGAGAACTCCCCGGGTTCGATACGGTGCTCGGGTTCAAGCCCCCCTTCGGCCCGTACCCTCCGGAACTCGGTGAAACCTTCCCGGTCGGCCAGAGCGAGATACCGGAGTACGACGACGCGATGGTGCGGAGCGGGTGCGCCGGAATCCGAAGCCTGATGGCCGCCCACCCCGAGAGCAGGTTCACGGTCAGGTGCGGTGCAGCCTGGGCGACGGTTGTCCGTGAGGAAGTGCCCGGCGCGGAGGTGTACGATGAGCAGGTATGA
- a CDS encoding YbjQ family protein yields the protein MNVLLSTTEFVPGYETTVIGVVYGNTVRSKHIGKDIMSGLKSIVGGELEAYTEMLSESRLEAINRMVNTAKGMGADAVVAIRFTTSETMPGAAEMLAYGTAVKLTPKK from the coding sequence ATGAACGTGCTTCTATCAACGACAGAATTCGTGCCGGGTTACGAGACCACCGTCATCGGCGTGGTCTACGGCAACACCGTCAGGTCGAAACATATCGGAAAAGACATCATGTCGGGCTTGAAGAGCATCGTCGGCGGCGAACTCGAGGCATACACCGAGATGCTCAGCGAGTCGAGACTCGAGGCCATCAACCGCATGGTGAACACCGCAAAGGGCATGGGCGCGGACGCCGTGGTCGCTATCCGGTTCACCACCTCCGAGACGATGCCGGGCGCAGCGGAGATGCTCGCCTACGGAACGGCGGTGAAGCTGACTCCGAAGAAATAA
- a CDS encoding TIGR00296 family protein produces MDMLTPEEGRLALQVARKAIEHAVNRERYTPPALPPIFDEKRGVFVTIKRQGTLRGCIGLPYPIRPLGDAIVEAAVSAALEDPRFPAVSGRELSELELEVTVLTLPEPLTCPPAERPANVVIGKHGLIVSGMGTSGLLLPQVPVEYNWESREFLDHTCQKAGLNPDCWKRGDVNVLTFEGQIFEEQAV; encoded by the coding sequence ATGGATATGCTGACTCCGGAAGAAGGAAGACTCGCTCTGCAGGTTGCCCGCAAGGCCATCGAGCATGCAGTCAACAGAGAGCGGTATACGCCCCCGGCGCTCCCGCCGATCTTCGATGAAAAACGGGGCGTGTTTGTGACGATCAAGCGGCAGGGAACGCTACGCGGCTGTATCGGCCTGCCTTACCCCATCCGCCCCCTCGGTGACGCCATCGTCGAGGCCGCGGTCTCGGCGGCGCTCGAAGATCCGCGTTTCCCGGCGGTATCCGGGCGGGAACTTTCCGAGCTCGAACTTGAAGTGACCGTGCTCACGCTGCCCGAACCGCTCACCTGTCCGCCGGCGGAACGGCCGGCGAACGTCGTCATCGGGAAGCACGGCCTGATCGTCAGCGGCATGGGCACGAGCGGCCTTCTGCTCCCCCAGGTGCCGGTCGAATACAACTGGGAGAGCAGAGAGTTCCTCGATCACACCTGTCAGAAAGCGGGGCTGAATCCTGACTGCTGGAAGCGTGGTGATGTCAACGTACTTACCTTCGAGGGGCAGATATTTGAGGAGCAGGCGGTTTAA
- a CDS encoding PAS domain-containing protein: MAVTYCALVLFLGYTDIASLITAVIRAAVFIGIAAVVAYLAGRLQNDMKEYRALFESTGTAMLLVGRDGIVARINGELVRMLGYSRDATAGTIRWEELVAPDGREAVGALLATRDQQSGTAPSSFEMRALKKDGTIFDAMMTVAPAPTMGGYIISLVDISERKQAEVALKASETRLRTTLDSLQAGVVIIEEETHRITDVNPAAEKMIGAAREEIIGHVCHRFICPAEEGSCPITNLGQRVDCSERVVVNLQGEKIPVIKTVAQMTIDGRAYLVENFVDIRDRKEAEQALLAYVTEAALRLKQPVELIRDNLADILQQVHDGETAREIVETEIKVQIMNADRIVDNLRDLDCAIAQERKEIPEAFRAFLSR, encoded by the coding sequence ATGGCAGTCACATACTGTGCACTTGTTCTGTTCCTCGGCTATACCGACATTGCTTCGCTTATCACTGCCGTCATCCGTGCCGCTGTATTCATCGGCATTGCCGCAGTTGTCGCATACCTTGCAGGACGGCTCCAGAATGATATGAAAGAATACCGTGCACTCTTCGAGTCTACCGGTACGGCCATGCTGCTCGTCGGGCGTGACGGTATCGTCGCTCGTATCAACGGCGAACTCGTGCGTATGCTGGGATACTCCCGGGATGCAACAGCCGGCACTATCCGGTGGGAAGAACTCGTTGCACCCGATGGGCGGGAAGCGGTCGGTGCACTGCTTGCAACCCGGGATCAGCAAAGCGGCACTGCACCTTCTTCCTTCGAAATGCGGGCTCTTAAGAAGGATGGCACCATCTTCGACGCGATGATGACCGTTGCGCCGGCACCGACCATGGGAGGCTACATCATCTCGTTGGTGGATATCTCGGAGCGAAAACAAGCAGAAGTAGCGCTAAAAGCATCAGAAACACGGCTCCGAACGACTCTGGACAGTCTGCAGGCAGGTGTCGTAATCATTGAGGAGGAGACGCACAGGATAACGGACGTGAATCCGGCAGCCGAAAAGATGATCGGCGCTGCCCGGGAAGAGATCATCGGTCACGTCTGCCACCGGTTCATCTGTCCTGCAGAAGAAGGCTCGTGCCCCATCACCAATCTCGGACAGCGCGTGGATTGTTCCGAACGGGTTGTCGTAAATCTGCAGGGCGAAAAGATCCCTGTCATCAAGACCGTAGCGCAGATGACCATTGATGGACGTGCATATCTCGTCGAGAATTTTGTCGACATCCGTGACCGAAAAGAGGCGGAACAAGCCCTCCTTGCCTATGTAACCGAAGCGGCACTCCGTTTAAAGCAGCCAGTCGAACTGATCCGCGATAACCTTGCAGACATTCTCCAGCAGGTGCATGACGGTGAAACCGCTCGTGAGATTGTAGAGACAGAGATCAAGGTTCAGATCATGAATGCCGACCGGATCGTTGACAACCTCCGTGATCTCGACTGTGCTATCGCGCAGGAGCGGAAGGAGATCCCCGAAGCATTCAGAGCATTCCTGTCCAGGTGA
- the arcS gene encoding archaeosine synthase subunit alpha: MSRYEAKKRDGLARISTFEDGDRGLSLPAAVETEILFPDLAARAFSNVPLAADPSFVRRYLAVGAGQPVAIHPAAENTASSGDAVMAADWHTALQNPRNYVEWLVALKEQVVPDTAWYAPAAALPSTAAILIYSGFDLFDFTGVDLATARGVFCTPEGEFPASAMEEGLCGCVGCREGDLKQHNRLALEREIALVRRFIEAGQLRELMEMRCRLDANQVGILRFLDRNYAFMERHLPIARDITMRANSAESQNRPEVRRYAERVIERFIPTRTDVAVLLPCSARKPYCLSQSHKKFIAAVANRGHELIVTSPLGLVPRELERVYPAGHYDVPVTGYWDREECAFIADILARYLAKHAYRRVIAHLEGGALTVAEMAAETLGIELEVTCSDRPTSAPSLRALDAALQGERRILPDMVRGTISWQFGTDMDMRGLRVRSKGPQVSVLKGKQQFFSLDPGTGLFRPTFEGWQLIPEGYRVAIDNFVPQGDVLAPGVTDADPAIREGDEVLIVGESALATGRAMMSAGEMLRSKRGVAVKARKVRKLE; the protein is encoded by the coding sequence ATGAGCAGGTATGAAGCGAAGAAGCGGGACGGCCTTGCGCGAATCAGCACCTTCGAAGACGGCGACCGGGGCCTCTCCCTCCCGGCCGCGGTGGAGACCGAAATTCTCTTCCCCGATCTCGCCGCCCGGGCGTTCTCGAACGTGCCTCTCGCCGCCGACCCTTCGTTCGTCCGCCGGTATCTCGCGGTGGGCGCCGGCCAGCCGGTCGCCATCCATCCGGCCGCGGAGAATACCGCATCCTCCGGCGACGCCGTGATGGCGGCGGACTGGCATACGGCGCTTCAAAATCCCCGGAACTACGTCGAGTGGCTCGTCGCCCTCAAAGAGCAGGTCGTTCCCGATACGGCATGGTACGCACCGGCCGCGGCACTGCCGTCGACGGCCGCCATACTCATCTACTCGGGGTTCGATCTCTTCGATTTCACGGGCGTCGATCTTGCGACCGCCCGGGGCGTCTTCTGCACTCCCGAAGGAGAGTTCCCGGCGTCGGCGATGGAAGAGGGGCTCTGCGGCTGCGTCGGGTGCCGGGAAGGCGACCTCAAACAGCATAACCGCCTCGCGCTCGAGCGGGAGATTGCCCTTGTCAGGCGGTTTATCGAGGCAGGGCAGCTCCGCGAGCTGATGGAGATGCGCTGCCGGCTGGACGCAAACCAGGTCGGCATTCTGCGGTTCCTCGACCGGAACTACGCCTTCATGGAGCGCCACCTTCCGATCGCACGGGATATCACGATGCGGGCGAACTCTGCCGAGTCCCAGAACCGTCCGGAGGTGCGGCGGTATGCCGAGCGCGTCATCGAGCGTTTCATCCCTACGCGGACCGACGTCGCGGTGCTCCTCCCCTGCTCTGCGAGGAAGCCCTACTGCCTCTCCCAGAGCCATAAGAAGTTCATCGCTGCGGTGGCGAACCGCGGCCACGAGCTGATCGTCACCTCGCCCCTCGGCCTCGTGCCGCGGGAGCTCGAACGCGTCTACCCCGCCGGCCACTACGACGTGCCGGTGACCGGGTACTGGGATCGGGAGGAGTGCGCATTCATCGCCGATATCCTCGCCCGCTACCTCGCAAAGCACGCCTACCGCCGGGTGATCGCGCACCTCGAGGGCGGAGCGCTCACGGTGGCGGAGATGGCTGCGGAGACGCTCGGGATCGAGCTCGAAGTGACCTGCAGCGACCGCCCGACGAGTGCCCCCTCGCTCCGGGCGCTTGATGCGGCGCTCCAGGGAGAGCGGCGTATACTGCCCGATATGGTGCGGGGAACGATCTCGTGGCAGTTCGGGACGGATATGGATATGCGAGGCCTCCGTGTCCGGAGTAAAGGCCCACAGGTCTCGGTGCTCAAAGGCAAGCAGCAGTTCTTCAGCCTCGATCCCGGGACAGGCCTCTTCCGGCCGACCTTCGAAGGGTGGCAGCTGATCCCGGAGGGCTACCGGGTGGCGATCGACAACTTCGTGCCGCAGGGGGACGTCCTCGCTCCCGGCGTGACGGATGCCGACCCGGCTATCCGTGAGGGCGACGAGGTGCTGATCGTCGGCGAGTCCGCTCTTGCCACGGGAAGGGCGATGATGAGCGCCGGGGAGATGCTCCGCTCGAAGCGCGGCGTCGCCGTCAAAGCGCGGAAGGTGCGCAAGCTCGAGTGA